A single window of Actinoallomurus bryophytorum DNA harbors:
- a CDS encoding YbaB/EbfC family nucleoid-associated protein, which translates to MSSTRDQRRLEEVQRLRRDVAEVTVTSRSRNGEVSVEVGAQGQLRDIRFKPQALTKLNAQKLAHLIMTVVAEAAEEAAAQAMDMTAAFLPDDMVARLRDGERDLISLLPIPPRIQETGEE; encoded by the coding sequence ATGAGTTCGACGCGTGATCAGCGGCGGCTCGAGGAAGTGCAGCGGCTACGGCGCGATGTCGCCGAGGTGACCGTCACTTCCCGATCCCGCAATGGCGAGGTATCGGTCGAGGTCGGCGCACAGGGGCAGCTTCGTGACATCCGGTTCAAACCGCAGGCACTGACGAAGCTGAACGCCCAGAAGCTGGCTCATCTGATCATGACCGTCGTGGCCGAGGCCGCCGAGGAAGCGGCCGCTCAGGCGATGGACATGACCGCGGCGTTTCTTCCGGACGACATGGTCGCCCGGCTGCGTGACGGGGAGAGGGATCTCATCTCCCTACTCCCCATACCTCCTCGTATCCAAGAGACCGGCGAGGAGTGA